In Brassica napus cultivar Da-Ae chromosome A6 unlocalized genomic scaffold, Da-Ae chrA06_Random_15, whole genome shotgun sequence, one DNA window encodes the following:
- the LOC125594358 gene encoding sarcoplasmic reticulum histidine-rich calcium-binding protein-like translates to MDSKKFMQMVEEKKRQILEKKEAPLKWEQKLEAAAKAAGTKEKKSKKRRHRDASESSSESDSSPEVRRKSRRGHSKHRRHKRRSSSSSDEYESGSEDEPRMKIRHHRRHKSHSSKQASDDDNMEDARRKHAKRHRHGEVVTSSDSEEEKGGRRRGKYHRHNRGSASSSDSEDGGKSRKRRQHKRHRWAAESSSEDDGAMRRGRHRKHDRESASETDGMLSDEKESTTQTSEDGDGHWKVHLFQFHTNHLNCMLCKPLAHLML, encoded by the coding sequence ATGGACTCCAAGAAGTTCATGCAGATGGTGGAGGAGAAGAAACGACAGATTCTTGAGAAGAAGGAAGCTCCTTTGAAATGGGAGCAGAAGCTAGAGGCGGCTGCCAAGGCTGCTGGAACCAAGGAGAAGAAGTCAAAGAAGCGAAGACATAGGGATGCCTCTGAATCGAGCTCAGAAAGTGATAGTAGCCCTGAGGTGAGAAGAAAGTCGAGAAGAGGCCACAGTAAGCACCGGAGGCATAAGAGAAGGTCCTCAAGTAGCAGTGATGAGTACGAAAGCGGGTCAGAGGACGAGCCCAGGATGAAGATAAGGCACCACCGGAGGCACAAGTCGCATAGCTCAAAGCAGGCTTCTGATGATGACAATATGGAAGATGCCAGAAGAAAGCATGCAAAGCGTCACAGGCATGGCGAGGTGGTTACTTCAAGTGATAGCGAGGAAGAGaaaggaggaagaagacgaggGAAATATCACAGACACAACAGAGGTTCAGCCTCGTCCAGTGACTCGGAGGATGGTGGAAAGAGTAGAAAGAGAAGGCAACACAAAAGGCATCGATGGGCAGCAGAGTCTTCAAGTGAGGATGATGGAGCAATGCGAAGGGGAAGGCATCGTAAACATGACAGAGAGTCAGCATCCGAAACTGATGGAATGTTGTCAGATGAGAAAGAGAGCACAACGCAAACAAGTGAGGATGGGGACGGGCACTGGAAAGTGCATTTGTTTCAATTTCACACAAATCATTTGAACTGCATGTTGTGCAAACCATTAGCACACTTAATGTTGTGA